The genomic segment gacctctatggtctgtagtaatgttgacctctatggtctgtagtaatgttgacttctatggtctgtagtaatgttgacctctatggtctgtagtaatgttgacctccATGGTCTGTAATAATGTTGACCtctatggtctgtagtaatgttgacctccATGGTCTGTAATAATGTTGACCtctatggtctgtagtaatgttgacctctatggtctgtagtaatgttgacctctatggtctgtagtaatgttgacctctatggtctgtagtaatgttgacctctatggtctgtagtaatgttgacctctatggtctgtagtaatgttgacctctatggtctgtagtaatgttgacctctatggtctgtagtaatgttgacctctatggtctgtagtaatgttgacctccatggtctgtagtaatgttgacctctatggtctgtagtaatgttgacctccatggtctgtagtaatgttgacctctatggtctgtagtaatgttgacctccatggtctgtagtaatgttgacctccatggtctgtagtaatgttgacctctatggtctgtaataatgttgacctctatggtctgtagtaatgttgacctccatggtctgtagtaatgttgacctctatggtctgtagtaatgttgacctctatggtctgtagtaatgttgacccatggtctgtagtaatgttgacctccatggtctgtagtaatgttgacctctatggtctgtagtaatgttgacctctatGGTCTGTAGTACTGTTGACCTCTAgggtctgtagtaatgttgacctctatggtctgtattaatgttgacctctatggtctgtagtaatgttgacctccatggtctgtagtaatgttgacctctatggtctgtagtaatgttgacctccatggtctgtagtaatgttgacctccatggtctgtagtaatgttgacctccatggtctgtagtaatgttgacctccatggtctgtagtaatgttgacctctatggtctgtagtaatgttgacctctatggtctgtagtaatgttgacctctatggtctgtagtaatgttgacctctatggtctgtagtaatgttgacctctatggtctgtagtaatgttgacctctatggtctgtagtaatgttgacctctatggtctgtagtaatgttgacctctatggtctgtagtaatgttgacctctatggtctgtagtaatgttgacctctatggtctgtagtaatgttgacctctatggtctgtagtaatgttaCCTCTATGGTCTGTAATAATGTTGACCtctatggtctgtagtaatgttgacctctatggtctgtaatgttgacctctatggtctgtactaatgttgacctctatggtctgtagtaatgttatggtctgtagtaatgttgacctctatggtctgtagtaatgttgacctctatggtctgtacctctggtctgtagtaatgttgacctccatggtctgtagtaatgttgacctctatggtctgtaataatgttgacctctatggtctgtagtaatgttgacctccATGGTCTGTAATAATGTTGACCtctatggtctgtagtaatgttgacctccatggtctgtagtaatgttgacctccatggtctgtagtaatgttgacctccatggtctgtagtaatgttgacctccatggtctgtagtaatgttgacctccatggtctgtagtaatgttgacctccatggtctgtagtaatgttgacctccatggtctgtagtaatgttgacctctatggtctgtagtaatgttgacctccatggtctgtagtaatgttgacctctatggtctgtagtaatgttgacctctatggtctgtagtaatgttgacctctatggtctgtagtaatgttgacctctatggtctgtagtaatgttgacctctatggtctgtagtaatgttgacctctatggtctgtagtaatgttgacctctatggtctgtagtaatgttgacctctctatggtctgtagtaatgttgacctccatggtctgtagtaatgttgacctccatggtctgtagtaatgttgacctccatggtctgtagtaatgttgacctccatggtctgtagtaatgttgacctctatggtctgtagtaatgttgacctctatggtctgtagtaatgttgacctctatggtctgtagtaatgttgacctctatggtctgtagtaatgttgacttctatggtctgtagtaatgttgacctctatggtctgtagtaatgttgacctccatggtctgtagtaatgttgacctctatggtctgtagtaatgttgacctctatggtctgtaataatgttgacctctatggtctgtagtaatgttgacctctatggtctgtaataatgttgacctctatggtctgtagtaatgttgaccttTATGGTCTGTAGTATTGTTGACCtctatggtctgtagtaatgttgacctctatggtctgtaataatgttgacctctatggtctgtagtaatgttgacctctatggtctgtaataatgttgacctctatggtctgtagtaatgttgacctctatGGTCTGTAATAATGTTGACCTCTATGGTCTGTAATAATGTTGACCTCcatggtctgtagtaatgttgacctccatggtctgtagtaatgttgacctccatggtctgtagtaatgttgacctccatggtctgtagtaatgttgacctccatggtctgtagtaatgttgacctccatggtctgtagtaatgttgacctctatggtctgtagtaatgttgacctctctggtctgtagtaatgttgacctctatGGTCTGTAGTAAAGCAGGATATTATAATGTATTTTAATTAAACTATACAAACTCGCCTTTATTTATATTAATGAACGTATATACATTTCAGGAAATGTTGTTGGCGTGAAGAAGGAAGAAGTGTTGGAGTGATGGGCTGGCTAGTggctggtgttgggtggtggctgttgttgttggtgctgacaCCAGCCTACACAGAAGTTACCAGGGATCACAGTGTCCCATCATGGGGCCGGGAGATACAACCACGCCGTCAACACCCTCCTGAGGCTACTAGCACGCCCTCAGACATGTCCTCCCGAAGAGCCTGGTGGGAGGAGATCACTGAACATGGTCATCAACTCTCCCAACCCACTACCAACCATTACAAGACTTCCCATCACCCCATTAGAGACAATCTTGGTTACACTCGTCATACCTCACAATATGGCCGTCGGGTTGCAGTTAGAGACGGTTCTCTTTATGGACTTAAAGACGCGTCCAGACGGACAACATGGCCCCAATACGCTACCCAGCACAATTTGCGGACGCCAAATCAAGATTCCAGGCTGCCACACCGCCGAGTGGAGAATTATTTGTCGCAGCGTGGCCACATACCTACTGGATTCCAGGCATCATATTGGCCCTCGCAGCACGAAGGCGAACATAGCCGAGGCTTCAAGACATTGCACCCTGGCCAGCATGACAGCTCTGGGGGCAGACATTATCCACATAATAACCGAGCCTCCACACAGCATCAGCAGAGCACTATACCTCAACACCACCGCCAGCCTCACATTGACCACCGCCAGCCCCGCAATGACCACCGCCATCCAAACAGTGACCACCGCCAGCCGCACAGTGATCTCCGCCAGCCGCACAAGGATCATCGCCAGCCCCACAATGATCATCGCCAGCCCCACAATGATCATCGCCTGCCCCACAATGATCTCCGCCAGCCCCACAATGATCATCGCCAGCCCCACAATGATCTCCGCCAGCCCCATAATGATCATCGCCAGCCTCACAATGATCTCCGCCAGCCCCACAACGATCACCGCCAGCTCCTCACCGGCCATCACCAGCCCCACAGTGACCATTCCGAGTCCCACAGTGACCACTGGCAATCCCACAGTGGGAGAagagaagtaacagcagcaaaaTCAACCAAAGAAGAACAGGATCAGATCAAAAGCGAGGAAACACGCAGGAACACATACACCGCCCACCGTCCCTTACATTCTTCAGGAGGTCACAGACGACCACCAAACATCGTGTTGATCATGACTGACGACCAGGACGttgaactaggtgagtaactgTATTAATACCAACCTCTTTAAGTCAGTTTTTCACTGGGTTGAAGGAACCTTCAAGAGTGAAGAACGTAatataggaacactgcagcaggcttcaTGACTCAACCCTCAgactaggcttgcagcctgtccagatccctttgtaatcttATCTGATTCTCATTTGTTTGAGAAGAACGTTACTCACATATTTGTTTATTCTCGTTTTAAAGATACCCAGACTCTTAGCCTCTGTTACTCTAGAAGCAGACACTTGTGCCACACTTAGGTAcccttattgtggcaacgttttgcaaaccagtggcttccttagtccaatccagagtgcaacatctgggtaactttattgtagacataacgccatccagtggctttatcgatacaaattctaggacataacttgaagacagtagaactatatacagaagatgaggtaatcagtccctcagccttggagttggtgtggagagcaccgtagtcctgGAAGTTCTGGAGCACAGACaagaaggctggtgcttatatactgcgacaggtggaaagggacgggtagcagatgagggcatagtcactggtaggcgggattccccagtgaaagtaggtcctacccaaagagatgggttagttgtagtagtagttgtcgtagcagTGTAGGGCATGTCAGGCACTGCAAtatcatgatgttgcagtgcctgaatGGCTTGCATAATCAGTGTCACAGCCCGGAGTCAATGTAAAAAGAGTGGCGTATGTACACGGAGGtatttatatactgtagacaggtgaggtgaagcagatcATCTCATCGTTGTGTCACAGACGAAGGTTAACTAGTACCACCTTGTGACGTCATTCGATGGTTACCCCTTGTGATGCAATTGGCTCACTGCGGCTGTTTTTATCTCCTAACCCCAAACAGTTGACAGTTTAAATTGTAGGCGTAGCTAGGTTAGACACAGCTAGCCAGAACTGTGTTCTCAATAAACACTTGCAGAACACACTGTGTTTTAGATTTAGCCTGGAATCTTATGCTTCTAATACTTTCACAAAGATCTACGTTGTTTAGCTTAAAAGCACCATTGTTATTactaattccttggattaaaatCTTATACTGCATTGaacagcatctgccacttctctgaccacaatATCAACTCATCTGGGTCATCCTATAGCCTCCTAGTGTCCACTTTGTCTCTATTTATTCCCTAACTAGTTGATATACATTGTAAACAGTGAaggtcccaacactgacccctgcgacACACCATCTGTAACAGGTCCCTACTCGGAATTTTTCCAATTATAACCCACAAAATCATAACACTGTTCCAAACAAACCCTAGAACAGGTAgggtttgaatccatggcaaGTGATTTCTGAAACTCATTAATTTGTGAGTTTTAATACTCACTTGCCAtggtttcaaaccccacccgttccgtcatctctccccattaatgcaaactctctgttgcctttTGGTCAGCCTCGACGCAGAAGATAATTTCTCCTAATCCATGATCCGCTACTATCATAATCAGTCTTCTGTATGGAAGATTATCGAAG from the Cherax quadricarinatus isolate ZL_2023a chromosome 89, ASM3850222v1, whole genome shotgun sequence genome contains:
- the LOC128697133 gene encoding extracellular sulfatase SULF-1 homolog: MGWLVAGVGWWLLLLVLTPAYTEVTRDHSVPSWGREIQPRRQHPPEATSTPSDMSSRRAWWEEITEHGHQLSQPTTNHYKTSHHPIRDNLGYTRHTSQYGRRVAVRDGSLYGLKDASRRTTWPQYATQHNLRTPNQDSRLPHRRVENYLSQRGHIPTGFQASYWPSQHEGEHSRGFKTLHPGQHDSSGGRHYPHNNRASTQHQQSTIPQHHRQPHIDHRQPRNDHRHPNSDHRQPHSDLRQPHKDHRQPHNDHRQPHNDHRLPHNDLRQPHNDHRQPHNDLRQPHNDHRQPHNDLRQPHNDHRQLLTGHHQPHSDHSESHSDHWQSHSGRREVTAAKSTKEEQDQIKSEETRRNTYTAHRPLHSSGGHRRPPNIVLIMTDDQDVELGSLNYMPSLMSLMKDRGAYFPNAYCSTPICCPSRSSMLTGLYIHNHEVYTNNHNCSSQQWQDTHERRSFATYLSAAGYRTGYFGKYLNKYNGSHIPAGWQEWSGLIKNSRYYNYTVQRNGHFIKYGDHYPKDYYPHVITNEGIQFLEKNKAQDSPPPMLLVLSYPAPHGPEDSAPEHAHRFFNASDHNTMAYNYAPNPDKQWLLQFIGRMHDIELKFTDLLMTKRLQTLQTIDESVAKVVNALEVLGELNNTYIFYTSDHGYHLGQFGLVKGKSMPFEFDIKVPFLVRGPGIEPGRQINNIALNVDLAPTFLDIAGIKPPLHMDGRSLLPVLTNTQDDDSRAVPWRDSFLVER